One genomic segment of Bifidobacterium breve DSM 20213 = JCM 1192 includes these proteins:
- a CDS encoding acetolactate synthase large subunit, with product MALPTPLQAFSGVPKTHAATDQQTIIDGEKMTGAQALVRSLEDLGVEDVFGIPGGAILPVYHQINDSTKFRFVLMRHEQAAGHAAEGYALATGKVGVCLVTSGPGATNVVTAIADANMDSVPMVVITGQVGVQAIGTDAFQEADIVGITYPVSKHSFLVTRAQDIPRVLSEAYHIASTGRPGPVVVDLTKTAQTGDMYYSWPQRMILPGYNPTTKAHGRVLSDAAKLFSQSYRPVLYVGGGAARANAGAQVKALADLTGAPVVTTLPARGIIPDTDPKNLGMLGMHGTIAATGAVQRADLLVAIGARFDDRVTGKLDAFAPTARVIHIDIDPAEIGKNRQPDVPIVGDVAAVLDDLIPEIERTQAIQGKPNLAPWWKAIDGWRKEYPMTWDKPTDGSLAPQWVIKKLSELADSSTIWVTGVGQHQMWASQFIDFENQHSWISSGGLGTMGYGLPAAIGASVGSARKFEGKKPVWLIDGDGSFQMTSEELAAAFLDHAPVKIAILNNSVYGMVRQWQTLFYEHHYSQTNLLDGEAHGTDGAGHLADDSVPIEVPDFIKLAEAYGCVGIRAFTEDEAIAAIEKANQINDRPVLIDFRVWKDAMVWPMVAAGASNDEVIYKPGIKPLTGGTPAPGTGPDEHATGVFEHETTTAANEH from the coding sequence ATGGCTTTACCCACGCCTTTGCAGGCATTCAGTGGTGTGCCGAAAACCCACGCGGCCACTGACCAGCAGACCATTATCGATGGAGAGAAGATGACCGGCGCCCAGGCGCTGGTGCGTTCGCTGGAGGATCTCGGCGTCGAGGACGTCTTCGGTATCCCCGGCGGCGCGATCCTGCCCGTCTACCATCAGATCAACGACAGCACGAAGTTCCGTTTCGTGCTCATGCGCCACGAGCAGGCCGCCGGCCATGCCGCCGAGGGCTATGCGCTGGCCACTGGCAAGGTGGGCGTGTGCCTGGTGACCTCCGGCCCGGGTGCCACGAACGTGGTCACCGCCATCGCCGACGCGAACATGGATTCCGTGCCGATGGTGGTTATCACCGGTCAGGTGGGCGTTCAGGCCATTGGTACCGACGCCTTCCAGGAGGCGGACATCGTGGGCATCACCTACCCGGTGTCCAAGCATTCCTTCCTAGTGACCCGCGCGCAGGATATTCCTCGCGTGCTCTCCGAGGCGTACCACATCGCCAGCACCGGCCGCCCCGGCCCGGTGGTAGTGGATCTGACCAAGACCGCACAAACCGGTGATATGTATTATTCATGGCCGCAGCGCATGATTCTGCCCGGCTACAATCCCACCACCAAGGCGCACGGTCGCGTACTATCCGATGCCGCCAAGCTGTTCTCCCAGTCCTACCGCCCGGTGCTGTACGTGGGCGGCGGCGCGGCCCGTGCCAACGCCGGCGCTCAGGTCAAGGCTCTGGCCGATCTGACCGGCGCCCCCGTGGTCACCACCCTGCCCGCGCGCGGCATCATCCCGGACACCGACCCGAAGAACCTCGGCATGCTGGGCATGCATGGCACCATCGCCGCCACCGGTGCGGTGCAGCGCGCCGATCTGCTCGTGGCTATTGGCGCCCGTTTCGATGATCGCGTGACCGGCAAGCTGGATGCTTTCGCCCCCACCGCCCGCGTAATCCACATCGATATCGATCCGGCGGAAATCGGCAAGAATCGTCAGCCCGACGTGCCGATTGTGGGCGATGTGGCCGCCGTGCTGGACGATCTGATTCCTGAAATCGAGCGCACGCAAGCCATTCAAGGCAAGCCGAACCTGGCTCCCTGGTGGAAGGCAATTGATGGCTGGCGCAAGGAATACCCGATGACGTGGGACAAGCCGACCGACGGCTCGCTGGCCCCTCAGTGGGTCATCAAGAAGCTCTCCGAGCTGGCCGACTCCTCCACCATCTGGGTGACCGGCGTGGGCCAGCACCAGATGTGGGCTTCGCAGTTCATTGACTTCGAGAACCAGCACTCCTGGATTTCCTCCGGCGGCTTGGGCACGATGGGCTACGGCCTGCCGGCAGCCATCGGCGCATCCGTGGGTTCCGCCCGTAAATTTGAAGGCAAGAAGCCGGTGTGGCTGATTGATGGCGACGGCTCCTTCCAGATGACGTCCGAAGAGCTGGCGGCCGCATTCTTGGACCACGCTCCGGTAAAGATCGCAATCCTCAACAACTCCGTGTACGGCATGGTTCGCCAGTGGCAGACCCTGTTCTACGAGCACCACTACTCGCAGACCAACCTGTTGGATGGCGAGGCTCACGGTACCGATGGTGCCGGGCACCTGGCCGATGATTCGGTTCCGATCGAGGTGCCTGACTTCATCAAGCTGGCCGAAGCCTATGGTTGTGTCGGCATCCGCGCGTTCACTGAAGATGAGGCGATTGCCGCCATCGAGAAGGCGAACCAGATCAACGACCGTCCGGTGCTCATTGATTTCCGCGTATGGAAGGACGCCATGGTGTGGCCGATGGTTGCCGCAGGCGCCTCAAACGATGAGGTGATTTACAAGCCCGGTATCAAACCGCTGACCGGCGGGACCCCGGCTCCAGGCACCGGCCCGGACGAACATGCGACTGGCGTGTTCGAGCACGAGACCACGACCGCCGCGAACGAGCACTGA
- the rnc gene encoding ribonuclease III gives MSEKTTQQETADRQAPANELLEALGTTISPDLLVQALTHRSFSHEHPGVSNYERLEFLGDAVLELVTTETLFTIHPDMNEGQLAKMRAKAVSEDALSAIAKTKLKVGPYILLGHGEAEQGGAEKNSILCDIVESLIGATFLEHGIDEARKVIHRLIDDTLAEVATEGPALDWKTSLTVKAHHLGKAEPVYHMEVSGPEYAQIFTAKVTLGDNPEIIGTGKGSSKRKAQLAAAEAGWKALDALKTRTK, from the coding sequence ATGAGCGAGAAGACCACACAGCAAGAAACGGCTGACCGCCAAGCTCCGGCCAACGAACTGCTGGAGGCATTGGGCACCACTATCAGCCCAGACCTGCTGGTGCAAGCGTTGACCCATCGCTCCTTCTCGCATGAGCACCCCGGCGTGTCCAACTACGAACGTCTCGAGTTCCTGGGAGATGCCGTGCTGGAGCTGGTCACCACCGAAACGCTGTTCACCATTCACCCGGACATGAACGAGGGGCAGCTGGCCAAGATGCGCGCCAAAGCCGTCTCGGAGGACGCGCTGAGCGCCATCGCCAAAACCAAGCTCAAAGTGGGCCCCTACATTCTGCTGGGCCACGGTGAGGCCGAGCAGGGCGGTGCCGAAAAGAACTCGATTCTGTGCGACATCGTCGAATCGCTTATCGGCGCCACCTTCCTGGAACACGGTATTGATGAGGCCCGCAAGGTCATTCATCGGCTCATTGACGACACCTTGGCGGAGGTGGCCACCGAAGGCCCGGCGCTCGACTGGAAAACCTCGCTGACCGTCAAGGCACATCATCTGGGCAAGGCCGAACCGGTGTACCACATGGAAGTGTCCGGCCCCGAATACGCACAGATTTTCACTGCCAAAGTCACTTTGGGCGATAATCCCGAAATCATCGGCACCGGCAAGGGCTCCAGCAAGCGCAAAGCACAGCTTGCCGCAGCCGAAGCCGGATGGAAAGCACTGGACGCTCTCAAGACGCGGACTAAGTAA
- the rpmF gene encoding 50S ribosomal protein L32: MALPKYKTSRANTHSRRANWKATATATVSCPNCGAPALPHMACPSCGSFRGRTYRSAIQPAHTK; the protein is encoded by the coding sequence ATGGCACTGCCTAAGTACAAGACCTCGCGCGCTAACACGCACTCGCGTCGCGCGAACTGGAAGGCCACCGCTACCGCAACCGTGAGCTGCCCGAACTGTGGCGCTCCGGCTCTGCCGCACATGGCCTGCCCGAGCTGCGGTTCCTTCCGCGGCCGCACCTACCGCTCCGCCATCCAGCCGGCTCACACCAAGTGA
- a CDS encoding YceD family protein produces MARVEDSLWAIPVAQIASRAGQSKEIDADFPAPSGIGDDIVGIKEGDPVHVTGSFDSIVDGLIFTGRLVAPFVSECTRCLKPIDEDWPVNVTVFFPYESAADKGCGKSGSKNGKDEEVDIIAGEDESEDTYPLLENGAFADIEAMIRDTLVESLPLQPLCKPDCKGLCSQCGIDLNENPDHHHEMEDIRFAGLAGLKAQLEAEQNGEQDK; encoded by the coding sequence ATGGCACGAGTCGAGGATTCTCTGTGGGCGATCCCAGTGGCTCAAATCGCTTCACGAGCCGGACAATCCAAGGAGATCGACGCCGACTTCCCCGCCCCGAGCGGTATCGGCGACGACATCGTCGGCATCAAGGAGGGTGACCCGGTTCACGTTACCGGCTCATTCGACTCCATCGTGGATGGACTGATTTTTACCGGCCGACTGGTCGCACCATTCGTCAGCGAATGCACCCGCTGTTTAAAGCCCATTGATGAGGACTGGCCGGTGAATGTCACCGTATTCTTCCCGTACGAATCCGCAGCGGACAAAGGCTGCGGCAAGAGCGGCAGCAAAAACGGCAAAGATGAGGAAGTCGACATCATCGCCGGCGAAGACGAATCAGAGGATACGTATCCGCTGCTGGAAAACGGCGCTTTTGCGGATATCGAGGCGATGATTCGAGACACGTTGGTCGAATCCCTGCCGCTGCAGCCACTGTGCAAGCCGGATTGCAAAGGCCTGTGCTCGCAGTGCGGCATCGATCTGAACGAGAACCCCGATCATCACCACGAAATGGAAGATATTCGTTTCGCCGGTTTGGCTGGTCTCAAGGCCCAGCTTGAGGCCGAACAGAACGGCGAACAGGACAAGTGA
- the coaD gene encoding pantetheine-phosphate adenylyltransferase: MTIAVCPGSYDPVTAGHLDVIERSARFFDEVHVVVAVNAAKTPMFSESTRVEVIRRALEKAGCTNVVVSSTDGLITDYCQKVGATVIVKGLRQNGDYEAELGMALVNRKLAGIETLFLPADPILEHISSSIVKDVARHGGDVTGMVPDCVVPMLSDALAQEREAKD; encoded by the coding sequence ATGACTATCGCAGTATGCCCCGGCTCGTATGACCCCGTCACCGCCGGACACTTGGATGTAATCGAGCGCTCGGCACGATTCTTTGACGAGGTACACGTGGTGGTGGCCGTCAATGCCGCGAAAACACCGATGTTTTCCGAAAGCACGCGAGTCGAGGTAATTCGCCGCGCGCTGGAGAAAGCCGGCTGCACCAACGTCGTCGTCTCCTCCACCGATGGCCTGATCACCGACTACTGCCAGAAGGTCGGCGCCACCGTCATCGTCAAAGGACTGCGTCAGAACGGCGATTACGAGGCCGAACTGGGCATGGCGTTGGTCAATCGCAAGCTCGCCGGCATTGAGACCCTGTTTCTGCCCGCCGATCCGATTCTTGAACATATTTCCAGTTCCATTGTCAAAGACGTGGCTCGCCACGGAGGCGACGTGACCGGCATGGTGCCCGATTGCGTCGTCCCCATGCTCAGCGATGCTTTGGCACAGGAACGAGAAGCAAAGGACTGA
- a CDS encoding DUF3039 domain-containing protein — protein sequence MSFVDDAEPLRNPDQGAGTSVLERPKTEEAPVRDDGGDADRFAHYVSKDRIAESRATGRPVVALCGKVWVPKHDPSKYPVCPDCKRIYEEMMG from the coding sequence ATGAGCTTTGTTGATGATGCTGAACCGTTGAGGAATCCTGATCAGGGGGCGGGCACGTCGGTGCTGGAGCGCCCGAAGACCGAGGAGGCGCCGGTTCGTGATGATGGCGGCGATGCCGACCGTTTTGCGCACTATGTGTCCAAGGACCGTATTGCCGAGTCGCGAGCGACCGGTCGTCCTGTGGTTGCGCTGTGCGGCAAGGTCTGGGTGCCCAAGCATGACCCGTCCAAGTATCCGGTGTGCCCGGACTGCAAGCGCATCTACGAAGAAATGATGGGCTGA
- a CDS encoding aldo/keto reductase translates to MFEPTAVYSPNPHRYDTMTYNRAGTSGLKLPAVSLGFWHNFGDITPFDQMKSLVFTAFDNGITHFDLANNYGPEPGQAEKNCGLLLTKYFKHHRDELIISTKAGYEMWAGPYGDLGSRKYLLASLDQSLERLGLDYVDIFYHHHPDPETPLEETMGALAQAVNSGKALYAGLSNYDGSTMEKAAAILAELHVPFIINQNKYNILDRTVEKNGLKETAFKLGKGLITFCPLAQGLLTNRYLNGIPADSRMAHDPRFLNDSALTEKLHKQVMDLNNLASERGQTLAEMSLAWLLHDGKVTSVLAGASKPQQILDNIGALKNTHFSDDELKLIDEISAR, encoded by the coding sequence ATGTTCGAGCCAACCGCCGTCTACTCCCCCAACCCGCATCGTTATGACACGATGACCTATAACCGCGCCGGCACCTCCGGCCTCAAGCTGCCGGCGGTATCGCTCGGCTTCTGGCACAATTTCGGCGACATCACGCCGTTTGACCAGATGAAGTCCCTGGTCTTCACCGCCTTCGACAACGGCATCACCCACTTCGACCTGGCCAACAACTACGGCCCCGAACCCGGCCAGGCCGAGAAGAACTGCGGCCTGCTGCTCACCAAGTACTTCAAGCACCACCGCGACGAGCTCATCATCTCCACCAAGGCCGGCTACGAGATGTGGGCCGGCCCCTACGGCGATCTCGGCAGCCGCAAGTACCTGCTCGCTTCACTCGACCAGTCGCTGGAACGCCTTGGCCTTGATTACGTGGACATCTTCTACCACCACCACCCGGACCCGGAGACGCCACTCGAGGAGACCATGGGAGCACTGGCCCAGGCCGTGAATTCCGGCAAAGCGCTGTACGCTGGCCTGTCCAACTACGACGGCTCGACCATGGAAAAGGCCGCCGCAATTCTGGCAGAACTGCACGTGCCGTTCATCATCAACCAGAACAAGTACAACATCCTCGATCGCACCGTTGAAAAGAACGGCCTGAAAGAGACCGCCTTCAAGCTGGGCAAGGGCCTCATCACCTTCTGCCCGCTGGCACAGGGCCTGCTGACCAACCGCTATCTCAACGGCATTCCGGCCGACAGCCGCATGGCTCACGATCCGCGATTCCTCAACGATTCCGCGCTGACCGAGAAACTACACAAGCAGGTCATGGATCTGAACAACCTGGCCTCCGAGCGCGGCCAGACGCTGGCCGAGATGAGCCTGGCATGGCTGCTGCACGACGGCAAGGTGACTTCCGTGCTGGCCGGCGCCTCCAAGCCGCAACAGATTCTGGACAACATCGGCGCGCTGAAGAACACCCACTTCAGCGATGATGAGCTCAAGCTCATCGACGAGATTTCGGCACGCTAG
- a CDS encoding MerR family transcriptional regulator — protein MTYTIRQVATQFHLQPSTLRYYEEQGLLTNVDRTETGQRVYEDCHLNRLRAICCFKNAGMTIDDLKKFFVYESNEPEHIDEILDLLESRRESLDEQRRALDEAAMHVQRKLHYYTDIKHAIDSGGEMPDWANYKTRAYSIDC, from the coding sequence ATGACCTATACCATTCGTCAGGTGGCTACCCAATTCCACCTGCAACCTTCCACGTTGCGCTACTACGAAGAGCAGGGATTGCTGACCAACGTGGACCGCACCGAAACCGGCCAGCGCGTGTATGAGGATTGCCATCTCAACCGTCTGCGTGCGATCTGCTGCTTCAAGAACGCTGGCATGACCATTGATGATTTGAAGAAGTTCTTCGTCTATGAGTCCAATGAGCCCGAGCATATCGACGAAATTCTGGATTTGCTTGAATCCCGTCGCGAGTCGCTGGACGAGCAGCGGCGCGCGCTTGACGAAGCCGCCATGCACGTGCAGCGCAAACTGCACTATTACACCGACATCAAGCATGCGATTGATTCCGGTGGTGAGATGCCTGACTGGGCCAACTACAAGACCCGCGCGTATTCCATCGACTGCTAG